Proteins co-encoded in one Bacillus sp. FSL H8-0547 genomic window:
- a CDS encoding shikimate kinase, which yields MKPIFITGFMGTGKTTVGKVLAEKLGYPVLDTDQMIERAAGKQIKDIFKEDGEEVFRSLETQMIERAPTENAVITTGGGLPVRKVNRDNMKENGIVIFLQTDLDVIFERVQQDENRPLASKASKEELSSLYESRINAYEDCTIKIKTEGKTIEQLADELIERIKELETRHTS from the coding sequence GTGAAGCCAATTTTTATCACGGGATTTATGGGGACCGGTAAAACGACTGTAGGCAAGGTGCTTGCCGAAAAACTCGGATACCCTGTATTAGATACTGATCAAATGATTGAACGTGCAGCAGGGAAGCAGATCAAAGACATCTTTAAAGAAGACGGGGAAGAGGTGTTCCGTTCACTTGAAACGCAGATGATTGAGCGTGCGCCTACAGAAAATGCTGTAATCACGACAGGCGGCGGGCTGCCTGTGCGAAAAGTGAACAGGGACAATATGAAAGAGAACGGCATTGTGATTTTCCTTCAAACCGATCTTGATGTCATTTTTGAACGGGTGCAGCAGGATGAAAACCGCCCGCTTGCCTCAAAGGCTTCAAAAGAAGAGCTTTCATCCCTGTATGAGTCGCGCATAAATGCTTATGAGGACTGTACAATAAAAATCAAAACAGAGGGAAAAACCATAGAACAGCTGGCAGATGAATTGATTGAACGTATAAAAGAGCTGGAAACGCGGCATACTAGCTAA
- a CDS encoding YqzE family protein codes for MSTNDYVKYMTQQLVRYMDTPKEERKALKTMRKTEKSPFASRWFGILPFAFMFFLKKRK; via the coding sequence GTGTCTACGAATGATTATGTGAAATATATGACTCAGCAGCTGGTCAGATATATGGATACTCCAAAAGAAGAGCGGAAGGCACTAAAAACAATGCGGAAAACGGAGAAGTCGCCGTTTGCAAGCAGGTGGTTCGGCATCCTTCCCTTTGCTTTTATGTTTTTCTTAAAAAAGAGAAAATAG
- a CDS encoding DUF3889 domain-containing protein: MRKTILLLLLLLIYGLQPALVSQSANVYAEKHTDWKNVAVKETKKRYPLSQVLFAQKIWDNTKKNQTVKQYKVTLREGMKDIGVFVTISYDAKTEKIKKIQVLEEAD, translated from the coding sequence ATGAGGAAAACCATATTGCTTTTGCTGCTTCTCCTTATATACGGTTTGCAGCCGGCTTTGGTTTCACAATCAGCAAATGTTTATGCGGAAAAGCATACAGACTGGAAAAACGTAGCGGTTAAAGAAACGAAAAAACGTTATCCGCTCTCACAAGTACTGTTTGCCCAGAAGATCTGGGACAACACCAAGAAGAATCAGACGGTCAAACAATACAAGGTGACATTGCGCGAGGGAATGAAAGACATCGGGGTGTTTGTCACCATCTCTTACGATGCAAAAACAGAAAAAATCAAAAAGATACAGGTTCTGGAAGAAGCGGATTAA
- a CDS encoding DUF5658 family protein gives MLAALNSMDAALTLAGLHFELITEANPVMRILYEMHPAVFTCTKLSFSLFLLLFVFTGRVPSSPTIKVLSIAAAFLYSAVLLAHLHWIRLLIG, from the coding sequence ATGTTAGCAGCTTTAAACAGTATGGACGCAGCATTGACCCTTGCCGGTCTGCACTTTGAGCTGATTACAGAAGCCAATCCTGTTATGAGGATTCTGTATGAGATGCATCCTGCGGTATTTACATGTACTAAGCTGTCATTCTCATTATTTCTGCTTTTGTTTGTATTCACGGGGCGTGTACCGTCATCACCGACAATTAAAGTCCTTTCAATTGCCGCTGCATTTCTGTATTCGGCTGTTCTTTTGGCTCATTTGCACTGGATTCGGCTGCTGATTGGATGA